CGACGGCCTTCGGATCCTTTGGGTGATAGATCCCGTGCGCGATCAGCGCGCGCAGCGTCGTGCGGTAGAAGGTCACCCAGGCAAGCCGCACCAGCATCACGGTGAGCAGGATCCAGCCGGCCGCCACGCAGTACTCCCAGCGCACGTCCTCGTTCAGTCGCGACCAGATCGGCCGCATCTGCATGCCGATCAGCATGAAGGCGAGCACGTTGAGCACGAACACCATCGTCTCCCACACCGCGTAGGACGGCACGCGCAGCCGTGCCGGAACGCGGGCAGGTGCCGTGCGCGCGATCGTGATGGCGTAGACGACGATGGTGAGGATGCCGGAGAGGCCGAGATGCTCGGCGGCGATCCAGACCATGAAGGTGGTGGCGAATTGCACGATGATCGCGCTCGGCGCTTCCGTCACCCGCTCCATGAACAGTGGGAAGATGCGGGCTGCGAGAAATCCAGCGATGACGCTGCCGACGAGGGCCAGCGCAATCGTCGGCGCGACCGCGCTCCATTTCAGGTGCTGCATGGCGACCGCACCGACCGCGATGCGATAGATGAGCAGCGAGCTTGCGTCGTTGAGGAGGCTTTCGCCTTCCAAGACCTTCACCATGCGATAGGGCAGCCGCACCTGGCTGAGGATCGCGACTGCGGCCGCGGCGTCCGGCGGAGCCACGATCGCGCCGAGCGCGACCGCGGCGGCCCAGGGCATGTCCGGGATCAGCCGGTGCGCGACAAATGCGACGCCAGCCGTGGTCAGGCCGACCGCCGCGACGACCAGCGTCGAGACGGGAACCCAGTTGTTGCGAAGATCGCGCAGCGAGGTATCGTAGGCGGCATCGAGCAGCACCGGTGCGACAAAAAGCGCCAAAGCCAGATCGGGCTCGAGCGTCCAGGTCGGGCTGTCCGGCACGAAGGCGATCGCGGCGCCGCCGATGGCGAGAAAGGTCGGGTAGGGGACCTTGATCCGCCGCGCCAGCGCCGATAAGGCAACGGCGCCGAGCAGAAGTGCGATGATCCATTCGAAGGTCGACACGAGATATCCTTAGAACCGTCAGCGATACGATGCGATAGGCCAAGGCGCGATGAGATTGGATGAATCGGCGTCGCGCGCTTTAGTGTTTGAGCATGATCTCATCGCGCGGGAGAACCGCTTCACACTTTTCCGGATCATGCTCTAGCATCAATCCGGCTGTATAGTGGAGAGCGCCTCCACGACGCGAGAATTTCCGACTGTAACGACGATGCGCCGATCCATTCTGATTCCGAGCCTCTGCGCTGCCATGATCCTGTACGTGCTGCCGGCTCATCGAGGCCGGGCCGCGACCGGCGGCGAGCCGGCTGCTGTCGGGCAAGTCGACGTCGCGCCGTGCCTCGCCGCAAGCGCGGCGGACGATGTCGAGAAGGCGACATCCGTCTGCGCTGACGTGATCGACAACGAGAAGACCGGCAAGCCTGATCTGGTCAAGGCGCTGGTCGCGCGCGGTGCGCTGTTTGCACGGCACGACCAGATCGATCGCGCCATCGCCGATTACAGCCGCGCGCTTTTGTTCGATCCCTCGCTTGCCGACATCTTCAACGCGCGCGGCGAGCTCTGGCTGAGGAAGGGCGACCGGCCCAAGGCGGTGCAGGATTTTGGCGCGGCGCTGCGGATCAATCCCAGCCACGAGAAGGCCAGGGCCAACCACAAGGCGATGGCGCAGGAGCTCGAGCGCCTCGGCGCCCAGATGGCGGTCGCCGGCAAGCCGAGCTTCATCTGCGCGCGCGCCCGCCGCGCCGTGGAGAAGGCGATCTGCGCCAGTCCCGAGCTTGCCGATCTCGACCGCGAGATTTTCGCCGCCAACGCGCGCGTCCTGCACGAGGCCCGTAGCCCTGCGGAAGCCAAGACTCTCCAGCGTGAGCAGGACGACTTCATCGCCCGCCGCAGCGCCGAATTCGGCCGGCCGGGATATGATCTGAAGAAGGCGATGAAGGATCGCTTGCAGCGGTTGAACGGGGTGGATGGGTATTGATGGCGGTGTCGTTCACCTCGCCCCGCTTGCAGGGAGAGGTCGGATCGCATCGCCAGATGCAATCCGGGTGAGGGGGACTCTCCGCGAGGCCAACTGTTACCACCCCCGTGGAGACTCCCCCTCACCCCAACCCTCTCCCCGCAAGCGGGGCGAGGGAGGGCCAGGCCAATCCGCCCCTAACACCGACTCGAAGCTTGAACCTGTCTCGGCGCGACTGCGACAACGGAGAAAGCCGTCCTCACGGAGCCATCACCATGTGCGGTCCGCAGCATTCTGCGCCACTTCCGTTCCTTGCCAGATCCGTGCTGCTGGGCGTCAGCCTTTCGCTCGGCCTCGCCCTTGCTGCTGGCCCCGCCGCGGCGGGCGGCGCCTTGGTCGATTGCGTGCTCGGCAGCAAGGAGCCCATTCCGCTCCTCATCGCGGCCTGCACCACGATCATCGATCAGACCGCAAATGCGGCCCTCGACCGCGCCGCGGCGCTGGTGGTGCGCGCCGATGCCAATGCGAAAACCTCCGGCGGCTTGTCGGACGCCCTGAAGGATCTCGACCGAGCCATCGCGCTCGATGGCCGGAACGCCCGCGCCTTTCGCCTGCGCGGCGATCTCCTGCGCGAGGCCGGCGGCGATCTCAACCGCGCCGCCGCGGACCTCAGCAGGGCGATCGAGCTCGATCCGCAGGATGCCGAAGCTTACGAGCTGCGCGGCGTGGTCTACACCCATCAGCGCCGGCTCGACCGCGCCATTGCCGATTACGACCAGGCGATCAAGCTGAGGCCCGACTATGCCCAGGCCTGGTCCGACCGCGGCGCGACCCATTATCTCGGCGGCGACCACGAGAAGGCGATCCGCGATCTCAGCGAGGCGCTTCGGCTCGATCCGAACCGGGCGCGCAGCTACACCAATCGCGGCGCGGCCTACAGGAAGCTCGGCCAACTTGACAAGTCCATCGCCGACGACAGTGAAGCGATCCGGATCGATCCCAAGGTACCAGAATATTACGACAATCGCGGGCTGTCCTATGCCGACATGCGCGAGTACGACAAGGCGATCGCCGACTACGACCAGGCGCTCAAGCTGGAGCAGCGGCCGAACTTTTTCACCAACCGTGGCGATTCCTACCAGTTCAAGGGCGAACTCGGCACTGCGCTCGGCGACTACGAGGCCGCGCTGAAGCTCGACCCGAAGTTCGCGCTCGCCTACAACAACCGCGGCGTGCTCTACGAGAAGATGGGAGAGCGCGCGAAAGCGCTGGCCGATTACGAGACGGTGCTGCGGCTCGATCCCGGCAACGACAGCGCGACCAGAGGCCGCCGCCTCATGATGGCGGAGATCGCCAAGTTCGGCGGCACGCCGGTACGCCCGCTGAATGCGCCCGATCATGCCGGCCCGTCCTTCGATTGCGCCACCGCCAAGCGCGAGGTCGAGAAGGTGATCTGCGCCGACCCGCAGCTCGGCGTGCTCGACCGACAGATCGCTGGCACCTATGCGCGCCTGCTGAAATCGTCGAGCGGCCGCACCGCCGCCGATCTCCGCCGCACCCAGCGCGATTTTTTGAGTGCCCGCAACACGAGTTTCGGCCGGCCGGGCTACGATCTGAAGAAGGCCATGCAGGAGCGTTTGCAGCGGCTGAACGGGTTGGACAGCTAGCTCCTTCCGCATTTTCATCTGCGTTCCCTCCCCCCTCGCGGGGCAGGGCCAGGGAGGAGTAGCCACAAACGCCGGACTGTACCCCTCTCCCCCGAAAGGCAGGCCGCAGCTCACCTCAATCGCTTCTTCGCGAGCGAATCGTCGCTTCGCCGAAAGACCCATCCTTTTCGGCTTGAACCGCAGCCCGTTCCTGGGAAAATATCCGCCAAACAGCGCGTGCAATTGACCCTGATCATGGCGGAACGGCATTTTCGCCGTCAGGTCAAAGGCCGCGAATAAGAGCAAACGGGAGCCGGGTATGAACCTCCAAGGAAGCCTCGAAGGCAAGAGCCGATATCATGAGGTCCATGCGCGCTCGCTGGCCGATCCCGAAGGCTTCTGGGCCGAGGCCGCCAAGGAGATCGACTGGATCGAGCCGGCGAAGAAGATTTTCGACCCCGCTCAGGGCACCTATGGCTGCTGGTTCGCCGGTGCCGTCGTCAACACCTGCTACAACGCGCTCGACCGCCACGTCGAACGCGGCCGCGCCGACCAGCTCGCGCTGATCCATGATTCCCCGCTGACCAACGGCATCACCAGGTTTACCTACGCCGAACTTCTCAAAGAGGTGCAGGCGCTCGGCGCGGTCATGCAGGATTTCGGCGTTGCGAAGGGCGACCGCGTCCTCCTTTATATGCCGATGGTGCCGGAGGCGGTGGTCGCCATGCTCGCCTGTGCGCGCATCGGCGCGGTGCACTCGGTCGTGTTCGGCGGCTTTGCTGCCAAGGAGCTCGCCACCCGCATCGACGACGCGCAGCCGAAACTGATCCTCTCCGCAAGCTGCGGCATCGAGCCCGGCCGCATCGTGCAGTACAAGCCGCTGCTGGACGAGGCGATCAAGCTCGCGGCGGCGCAGCCGAAAGCCTGCATCATCCTGCAGCGTCCGCAGCACGTCTGCGAGCTGACTCCAAGCCGCGACTATGACTGGGCGAGCCTGCGCCGCAAGGCGCTGAACGACGGCAAGCGCGCGCCATGCGTGCCGGTCGCGGCCACCGATCCGCTGTACATCCTCTACACGTCGGGCACGACAGGCATTCCCAAGGGCGTGGTGCGCGACAACGGCGGGCATCTTGTCGCGGTGAAATGGTCGATGTTCAACCTCTACGGGGTCAAGCCGGGCGAGGTGTGGTGGTGCGGTTCCGACATCGGCTGGGTGGTCGGCCACAGCTACATCGTCTACGGCCCGCTGATCCATGGCGCGACCACGGTCATGTACGAGGGCAAGCCGGTCGGAACGCCCGACGCGGGTGCATTCTGGCGGGTGATAAGCGAACACAAGGCGGTGGCGCTGTTCACCGCGCCGACCGCGTTCCGCGCGATCCGGAAAGAAGATCCGGACGGAAAATTCATCCGGCAATATGACCTGTCGAAATTCCGCACGCTGTTCCTCGCCGGCGAGCGCGCCGATCCGCCGACGGTGGAATGGGCGGAAACGCAGTTGAAGGTGCCTGTCATCGACCACTGGTGGCAGACCGAGACCGGCTGGTGCATCGCCGGCAATCCGGTGGGCGTCGGCATGTTGCCGGTGAAGCACGGCTCGCCGACCGTGCCGATGCCGGGCTATCAGGTCGACGTGGTGGATGAGGCGGCCAAGCCCGTTGCCGCCAACACGATGGGCTCGATCGTCATCAAGCTGCCGATGCCGCCGGGCTGCCTGCCGACGCTTTGGAATCAGGACGCGCGTTTCAAGGAGGCCTATCTCACCGAATTCCCCGGCTACTACAAAACCTCCGATGCCGGCTACAAGGACGAGGACGGCTATGTCTGGGTCATGGGTCGTACCGACGACATCATCAACGTCGCCGGCCACAGGCTGTCGACCGGCGGCATGGAGGAGATTCTCGCTTCGCATCCGGATGTCGCCGAATGCGCCGTTCTCGGCGTCAAGGACGCGATCAAGGGCGAGGTGCCTTGCGGCTTCCTGGTGCTGAAGGCGGGCGTCAAGCGCGCGCCAGCCGACATCGAAAAGGAGATCATCGCGCTGGTGCGCGACAAGCTCGGCCCGGTCGCCGCCTTCAAGCTCGCCATCACCGTCGGCCGCCTGCCCAAGACGCGTTCCGGAAAAATTCTCCGCGGCACCATCAAGAAGATCGCCGATGGCGAGCCCTGGACCATGCCGGCCACCATCGAGGATCCCAAGGTGCTGGATGAAATCGGGGATGCGTTGAAGGGCAGGATGTGAGGCGAAGTGCGTCCTTGCTGAGTACGAGGCTGTCGCCTGATCTCCTTTGTCATCACGCGCGAAGGCGGGCGATATCGAGATTTACAACATGCCGCAGCATATTTGCGGACTTACATTTTCCTCATTCCGCGCTACAGAGTGCCGGTACATCGAGGACCCCTTATGCCCATCACGACCGCGTCGCGCCTTCTCACTGCCGTTCTGCTTGCGCTGGCCCTCGGCGCCTGCGCCGCGCGCAACCAGGCGCCGGTGGCGATGGGTAATGACGATGACGATGCCGTCTGCCAGAGCCGCGGCTATGCGCAAGGCTCGCCCGAGTACGTTGCCTGCCGCAAGGACCGCGATGTCCAGCGCAACGCTGCGATCGCCCGCGCCGACCGCCGCCAGCGCGATCTCGGCGAGTACATGCTGAACCATCCGGAGCGGCCATAGGTCGCCTCGTCCACCCACGGAGGCCGTCATGAACGAGGACAAGTTCAATACCAGCCTGCGTCAATTCCTGAAGCAAGTCGGCGTCACCTCGCAGCGTGAGATCGAGAAAGCCGTGCGCGATGCGATCGCATCAGGCAGGATCAAGGGCCACGCGAAGCTGAAGGCGAAGATGGTGTTGACGATCGACAGCCTCGGACTTAGCCATGAGGTGAAGGACGAGATCGAGCTCGGGTAAGCTTTAGTTGGACTTGGCAGATGCGGTCAGCACCCGCCCGCTCTCTGCACACCCGCGAAAGCGCGTGATCGAGTGCGCCATCGCGTATCACACAATGGCGGCGACCTCCGCATTGCAAAAACCGTGTTTGCCAGGTGAGGACTTGCGCGAACCTCTGATAGCCGCGCTCTGTCGACGGGCAAAACGCCCGGCCAGGTTTCGCGACCGGCATTTTTCGCGTCCATCGAAATTCCGATACTGCGTATCAAAGAGGCGAAGGCGCGCGAATGCGGCGGAGAGTCTGGATGATCACGACAGGATTTGCGGATGTATCGGGAGCTTCGTGAGGATCGGCCAGCGCAGCCCTGATACGGCGCGGCTTCTCCACGGAATTATGTATTACGGAAATTCATAGTTATCGTATTGATGCCGTCCCGGTCCTGAAACTGGAGCGGATGTCATGCGAGTATCGATCTATCGCCGTCACACCGAGGAGCCGCGTTCGCGCGGCGTGTCGAAGGGTGAGGCGGAGGGGGCCTTCATCCTTCGAGACCCGCGCTTCTCTGGATGACGTCCGACAGCGCTGGCAACGACGCTGTGTGCGGACGCGCTATGCCCTCCCAACGTCGTCGCGGCTTTTCGTCAGCACGACGGCGCAAGCTCGGTGCACGGCTTTCGCTCACGAGGATTCGTCGAGCTATCCGGCAGATGACAAAATAAAAACGCGGCGGATTGCTCCGCCGCGTTCAAATCGATTTCGGAGGAGGCAGTGAAGCCTACTCCTCGTCCTCCTGCTTCTTGCCGCCGAGCGTCTTCAGCTTGGCGAACACGGCGTCGACGTTGAGGTCGTCGCTGCTCTTCTCCGCCGGCTCGTATTCGTCCTTCTTCGTGGTCTCGGAGGCCGGCAGCAGGGTGGCGCCGCCATAGGCAGCGTCGACCGGTTTTTCCTTGGCTGCGCGTGCCACCTCGAAATCGAGCTCGATCTGCGAGCAGAGGCCGAGGGTGACGGGGTCGATCGGCGTCAGCGCCGAGGTGTTCCAATGGGTGCGGTCGCGCACGCTCGCGATCGTGCTCTTGGTCGTGCCGACCAGGCGCATGATCTGGGCGTCCTTCAATTCGGCGTGGTTACGCAGCAGCCAGAGGATGGCGCTCGGGCGCTCGTGGCGGCGCGAGACCGGGGTGTAGCGCGGCCCCTTGCGCTTGGGCTGGGGCGGCAGCACCACCTTGCTCTCCTGGAGGCGGAGCCGGTAGTCGGGGTTCTTCTCGCCCTTCTCGATCTCCTCGCGGGTCAACTGGCCGTTGGAGAGGGGATCCATGCCCTTGATGCCTTGGGCGGCGTCGCCGTCGGCGATCGCGCGCACCTCCAGCGGGTGCATCTTGGTGAAAT
This genomic interval from Bradyrhizobium sp. CB82 contains the following:
- a CDS encoding propionyl-CoA synthetase, yielding MNLQGSLEGKSRYHEVHARSLADPEGFWAEAAKEIDWIEPAKKIFDPAQGTYGCWFAGAVVNTCYNALDRHVERGRADQLALIHDSPLTNGITRFTYAELLKEVQALGAVMQDFGVAKGDRVLLYMPMVPEAVVAMLACARIGAVHSVVFGGFAAKELATRIDDAQPKLILSASCGIEPGRIVQYKPLLDEAIKLAAAQPKACIILQRPQHVCELTPSRDYDWASLRRKALNDGKRAPCVPVAATDPLYILYTSGTTGIPKGVVRDNGGHLVAVKWSMFNLYGVKPGEVWWCGSDIGWVVGHSYIVYGPLIHGATTVMYEGKPVGTPDAGAFWRVISEHKAVALFTAPTAFRAIRKEDPDGKFIRQYDLSKFRTLFLAGERADPPTVEWAETQLKVPVIDHWWQTETGWCIAGNPVGVGMLPVKHGSPTVPMPGYQVDVVDEAAKPVAANTMGSIVIKLPMPPGCLPTLWNQDARFKEAYLTEFPGYYKTSDAGYKDEDGYVWVMGRTDDIINVAGHRLSTGGMEEILASHPDVAECAVLGVKDAIKGEVPCGFLVLKAGVKRAPADIEKEIIALVRDKLGPVAAFKLAITVGRLPKTRSGKILRGTIKKIADGEPWTMPATIEDPKVLDEIGDALKGRM
- a CDS encoding cell cycle transcriptional regulator TrcR, with protein sequence MSNAPLMPKATAVWLLDNTALTFDQVADFTKMHPLEVRAIADGDAAQGIKGMDPLSNGQLTREEIEKGEKNPDYRLRLQESKVVLPPQPKRKGPRYTPVSRRHERPSAILWLLRNHAELKDAQIMRLVGTTKSTIASVRDRTHWNTSALTPIDPVTLGLCSQIELDFEVARAAKEKPVDAAYGGATLLPASETTKKDEYEPAEKSSDDLNVDAVFAKLKTLGGKKQEDEE
- a CDS encoding tetratricopeptide repeat protein → MCGPQHSAPLPFLARSVLLGVSLSLGLALAAGPAAAGGALVDCVLGSKEPIPLLIAACTTIIDQTANAALDRAAALVVRADANAKTSGGLSDALKDLDRAIALDGRNARAFRLRGDLLREAGGDLNRAAADLSRAIELDPQDAEAYELRGVVYTHQRRLDRAIADYDQAIKLRPDYAQAWSDRGATHYLGGDHEKAIRDLSEALRLDPNRARSYTNRGAAYRKLGQLDKSIADDSEAIRIDPKVPEYYDNRGLSYADMREYDKAIADYDQALKLEQRPNFFTNRGDSYQFKGELGTALGDYEAALKLDPKFALAYNNRGVLYEKMGERAKALADYETVLRLDPGNDSATRGRRLMMAEIAKFGGTPVRPLNAPDHAGPSFDCATAKREVEKVICADPQLGVLDRQIAGTYARLLKSSSGRTAADLRRTQRDFLSARNTSFGRPGYDLKKAMQERLQRLNGLDS
- a CDS encoding DUF6494 family protein encodes the protein MNEDKFNTSLRQFLKQVGVTSQREIEKAVRDAIASGRIKGHAKLKAKMVLTIDSLGLSHEVKDEIELG
- a CDS encoding sodium:proton antiporter; protein product: MSTFEWIIALLLGAVALSALARRIKVPYPTFLAIGGAAIAFVPDSPTWTLEPDLALALFVAPVLLDAAYDTSLRDLRNNWVPVSTLVVAAVGLTTAGVAFVAHRLIPDMPWAAAVALGAIVAPPDAAAAVAILSQVRLPYRMVKVLEGESLLNDASSLLIYRIAVGAVAMQHLKWSAVAPTIALALVGSVIAGFLAARIFPLFMERVTEAPSAIIVQFATTFMVWIAAEHLGLSGILTIVVYAITIARTAPARVPARLRVPSYAVWETMVFVLNVLAFMLIGMQMRPIWSRLNEDVRWEYCVAAGWILLTVMLVRLAWVTFYRTTLRALIAHGIYHPKDPKAVASPKGGLIISWCGMRGLVTLATAFALPENFPYRDFIVFIAFAVVLGSLVIQGLTLRPLILAFGLKDDDPVGAEVARGRAIAYRAALDAIESDPSEEAEILRLEYRAILMQAESDPDGGVASGELPADPLRRRAIDAARKTIFDLRATEVIGDDAFHKLEEELDRAELSAGG